The following proteins come from a genomic window of Aspergillus luchuensis IFO 4308 DNA, chromosome 3, nearly complete sequence:
- the MIC10 gene encoding MICOS complex subunit MIC10 (BUSCO:EOG09265PQX;~COG:S;~EggNog:ENOG410PQM9;~InterPro:IPR007512;~PFAM:PF04418;~TransMembrane:1 (o36-55i);~go_component: GO:0005743 - mitochondrial inner membrane [Evidence IEA];~go_component: GO:0061617 - MICOS complex [Evidence IEA]) has product MADSNESQPVAPVPRSTKPVSEALLNEKWDRAISSLIIRSSLGLSFGVVFSVLLFKRRAWPAWVGLGFGAGRAWEEADSSFRRGDSPVRDALRR; this is encoded by the exons ATGGCCGACTCCAACGAATCCCAGCCGGTCGCACCGGTCCCACGCTCCACCAAGCCCGTCAGCGAGGCCCTGCTGAACGAAAAG TGGGATcgcgccatctcctccctcatcatccgcTCTTCCCTCGGTCTCTCCTTCGGTGTTGTCTTCTCCGTGCTCCTCTTCAAGCGGAGAGCTTGGCCCGCGTGGGTTGGTCTCGGCTTCGGTGCCGGACGTGCTTGGGAGGAAGCTGATT CCTCCTTCCGTCGGGGCGACTCTCCGGTCAGAGATGCCCTGCGTAGGTAG
- the mac1 gene encoding putative copper-activated transcription factor GRISEA (COG:S;~EggNog:ENOG410PS90;~InterPro:IPR036395,IPR001083;~antiSMASH:Cluster_3.2;~go_component: GO:0005634 - nucleus [Evidence IEA];~go_function: GO:0003677 - DNA binding [Evidence IEA];~go_function: GO:0003700 - DNA-binding transcription factor activity [Evidence IEA];~go_function: GO:0005507 - copper ion binding [Evidence IEA];~go_process: GO:0006355 - regulation of transcription, DNA-templated [Evidence IEA]) produces the protein MPLDEEGAKWSCEPCIRGHRSSKCQHFDRMMMKVPKAGRPLARCPHPKGTCSCQKLYAFMIRIPKGSTCLCRPVYQVPADAAESASTTPISAPPMPIAAPNKIQKPIKRQIKTAPENLTKALNSIPEFGSQQLEHGNLGRPSPYSAQEQHLCSSYDIIKQEPSPSHKTFECASEEKAPQGGSCCSRKSQPSPIIIPDVPAPAVQRSCCRKSDSAAQDVEKEDSTPSGYDHFQPPAFDSDNARYTPNSIPQVSTWQDFQAAKQSQYMPPFALPISESGYLPMAGPAAGFHSRPPDFQHPHAFNNYEIFNNQVSQPTSEDTQNAIADPANPAGEASHDCSCGDGCQCLGCASHPFNNTTRQHVQQMGLLVAFNDDEQSPNRLNSHRGSPSQSQPPDFSSLQYSFANFGNPLGDNFHPVAMHPYAQQSADSGHVNNGYSSPPADYLGQQLMVPSEYYTLEYPVGLPSACSDTTGSCQCGSDCTCVGCLTHSGHNGLPLEPAMPEGNWDHMNLPGFSMDATGHSTSQMPVMDNFVAHSNSML, from the exons ATGCCtctcgatgaagaaggggcCAAGTGGTCATG TGAGCCATGTATCCGTGGCCATCGGTCCTCAAAATGTCAGCACTTCgacaggatgatgatgaaggtcCCAAAGGCCGGACGACCGCTTGCTAGATGCCCTCATCCGAAGGGAACTTGCAGCTGCCAGAAGCTATATGCGTTCATGATTCGCATTCCTAAAG GCTCGACTTGCTTGTGTAGACCAGTGTACCAAGTGCCTGCCGATGCGGCGGAATCTGCTTCAACCACTCCCATTTCTGCTCCTCCGATGCCGATTGCTGCTCCCAACAAAATCCAGAAACCCATCAAACGACAGATCAAGACGGCCCCGGAGAACCTTACCAAAGCCTTGAACTCCATACCAGAATTCGGAAGCCAGCAATTGGAACATGGAAATTTGGGCCGACCGTCTCCTTATTCGGCTCAGGAACAGCATTTGTGCAGTTCATATGATATCATCAAGCAAGAACCAAGCCCCTCGCACAAGACCTTCGAGTGCGCCAGCGAAGAGAAGGCGCCGCAGGGCGGCAGCTGTTGCTCTCGCAAGTCTCAGCCCTCACCGATTATAATCCCGGATGTTCCAGCTCCTGCAGTCCAACGTTCCTGTTGTAGGAAGTCCGATTCGGCGGCACAAGatgtcgagaaggaggacagCACTCCCAGCGGTTATGATCACTTCCAACCTCCAGCCTTCGACAGTGATAATGCAAGATACACACCGAACTCTATTCCCCAGGTTTCGACGTGGCAAGATTTCCAAGCAGCGAAGCAGAGCCAGTACATGCCGCCTTTCGCATTGCCCATATCCGAGTCCGGTTATCTCCCAATGGCCGGACCTGCCGCGGGTTTTCATTCTAGACCACCAGACTTTCAGCATCCGCATGCGTTCAACAACTATGAGATCTTCAACAATCAGGTTTCTCAGCCGACGTCGGAGGACACGCAGAATGCTATTGCAGATCCAGCAAATCCTGCTGGCGAAGCCTCCCATGATTGTAGCTGTGGCGATGGTTGTCAATGTCTGGGTTGCGCATCTCACCCCTTCAACAACACTACTAGACAGCATGTCCAACAGATGGGCCTCCTGGTGGccttcaatgatgatgaacagAGCCCCAACAGGCTGAACAGCCATAGAGGCTCCCCTTCGCAGAGCCAACCCCCGGACTTCTCATCATTACAGTATTCCTTCGCCAACTTCGGTAATCCTCTGGGCGACAACTTTCACCCCGTCGCAATGCACCCATATGCCCAACAGAGTGCGGACTCAGGTCACGTAAATAATGGCTATTCATCTCCGCCTGCGGATTATCTAGGACAGCAACTGATGGTACCGTCAGAGTACTATACTCTCGAGTACCCAGTGGGGCTACCTAGCGCTTGCTCCGATACAACTGGAAGCTGCCAGTGCGGAAGTGACTGTACCTGTGTTGGCTGTCTTACCCACAGTGGACACAACGGACTGCCTCTTGAGCCCGCCATGCCCGAGGGCAACTGGGACCACATGAACCTACCAGGTTTCTCCATGGATGCTACAGGTCACAGCACGTCACAGATGCCCGTGATGGATAACTTTGTCGCTCATTCGAACTCTATGCTGTAG
- a CDS encoding putative mitochondrial outer membrane protein (Sam35) (COG:S;~EggNog:ENOG410PNDK;~InterPro:IPR012336,IPR033468,IPR021211;~PFAM:PF10568,PF17171,PF17172;~antiSMASH:Cluster_3.2), with amino-acid sequence MTPEHRDVPGQTPDNVSTVSRARDFFSVPAPIKRIFDRFPLVTYPSNDLPHSAWSDKRGNRLYVFTDAASARHGRPSFNPQCLKWQAYLRFVGIDVDVIPSNNHASPSGALPFLIPAHPINNNAPIPSSKLQKWAIEQVHCEEEQQLDLRFEVYASLLDHRIRNAWLYTLYLDPEEFEAVARPLYVDPSSTNSAVRTALALQLQQAARTEILKTSSYIDVGALEAEANDAFEALSTLLGDNLHFFDRPNPGLFDASVFAYTHLILEEKLGWQRNRLGQLLRQHENLVQHRDRLLKFF; translated from the exons atgaCCCCCGAACACCGTGATGTCCCCGGCCAGACACCGGACAATGTGAGCACGGTGTCGCGCGCTCgagacttcttctccgttcCGGCACCAATCAAGCGCATCTTCGACCGTTTCCCCCTCGTCACCTACCCCTCCAATGATCTCCCGCACAGCGCATGGTCCGACAAACGTGGCAATCGACTGTATGTTTTCACCGATGCCGCAAGTGCCAGGCATGGCAGACCGTCGTTCAACCCGCAGTGTCTCAAGTGGCAG GCATACTTAAGATTCGTTGGGATCGACGTCGACGTGATTCCTTCCAACAACCATGCATCTCCCTCTGGCGCCCTTCCTTTCCTAATCCCCGCCCaccccatcaacaacaacgccCCTATTCCTTCCAGCAAGCTCCAAAAATGGGCCATCGAGCAAGTCCACTGCGAAGAGGAGCAGCAGTTGGATCTGCGTTTCGAGGTATATGCGTCGTTGCTGGACCACCGGATACGAAATGCTTGG CTATATACCTTATACCTGGATCCCGAGGAATTCGAGGCCGTTGCTCGACCTTTATACGTGGACCCGTCTAGTACGAATTCCGCCGTGCGGACCGCTCTCGCGCTGCAGCTCCAGCAAGCTGCCCGGACAGAGATCCTAAAAACATCATCTTATATCGATGTGGGCGCCTTGGAGGCCGAGGCTAACGACGCATTCGAGGCGCTGTCTACGTTACTGGGCGATAACCTGCACTTCTTTGACCGACCGAATCCGGGTCTGTTCGATGCTAGTGTTTTCGCATACACGCACCTGAtcttggaggagaagctAGGGTGGCAACGGAACCGGCTGGGACAATTGCTGCGCCAACACGAGAACCTTGTACAACATCGTGACAGACTCCTCAAATTCTTCTAG
- a CDS encoding uncharacterized protein (COG:S;~EggNog:ENOG410PX69;~TransMembrane:7 (o18-41i53-78o98-122i134-152o177-201i213-233o253-272i);~antiSMASH:Cluster_3.2): MGGSIEQQDDVGTSSMTIAVRIIVLVLAVPTTLVCVLRLYMRKFVLNNFGLDDWLVLVALIGVDLFSALAYIITYYGLGRPLKYVPEDHLVVFLTLEYASQCAYLVIAATVKTSLLIFIMRLFPTRFVHIAGKALLGIIAAFTLSGTLALVFQCRPVQAAYDKTITNSSCYPTETSYAILMMQGVIMFVLDVSILVLPIRPIWQLQMPTRRRILVLGLLCIGFTACVAALVRFSTLKFANDTTNFTYSASTSLIWMEIEFNLGLMSGSLPSLRKLFKLGPQFPTSRSTKTQQSYASNFELHRHSWTIGGITKKTEIQRDYERSESQEFIAPIYGQGELTTTSKAYADGETSSASNA; the protein is encoded by the exons ATGGGTGGGTCTATCGAGCAACAGGACGATGTTGGCACATCGTCCATGACCATCGCGGTGCGGATCATTGTGTTAGTGCTGGCGGTTCCGACAACCTTGGTGTGTGTGCTTCGA CTGTATATGCGCAAGTTCGTTCTGAACAATTTCGGGCTTGATGACTGGTTGGTGCTCGTTGCTCTT ATCGGAGTGGATCTGTTCTCTGCCTTGGCGTATATCATAACGTACTATGGATTGGGTCGGCCATTAAAATATGTTCCTGAAGACCATCTGGTTGTCTTCCTCACG CTCGAATATGCCTCACAATGCGCCTACCTAGTCATTGCAGCAACTGTGAAAACGAGCCTGCTCATATTTATAATGCGTCTGTTTCCGACTCGCTTCGTCCACATTGCCGGGAAAGCCCTTCTTGGTATCATCGCGGCCTTCACCCTTTCGGGGACCCTCGCGCTGGTCTTTCAATGTCGCCCTGTCCAAGCGGCCTACGACAAGACTATCACCAACTCGAGCTGCTATCCCACTGAGACCTCGTACGCAATTCTTATGATGCAAGGTGTCATCATGTTCGTGCTAGATGTATCGATCCTAGTACTTCCGATACGGCCTATCTGGCAGTTGCAGATGCCGACAAGGAGACGAATACTTGTGCTGGGGCTACTCTGCATTG GTTTTACTGCATGTGTTGCTGCCCTCGTGCGTTTCTCAACGCTAAAGTTTGCCAATGATACAACCAATTTCACCT ACTCAGCCTCCACGTCCCTCATTTGGATGGAGATTGAATTCAACCTCGGCCTAATGTCAGggtctcttccttctctgcgAAAACTTTTCAAGCTTGGCCCCCAATTTCCCACGAGCCGGTCAACGAAGACACAGCAAAGTTATGCATCGAACTTCGAGTTGCACCGCCACAGTTGGACTATAGGTGGAATCACAAAGAAGACGGAGATTCAGAGAGACTATGAGAGAAGTGAGAGCCAGGAGTTCATTGCCCCAATATATGGGCAGGGAGAACTGACCACAACTTCCAAAGCGTATGCGGATGGGGAGACAAGCTCTGCCAGTAATGCATGA